Proteins from a genomic interval of Fervidobacterium gondwanense DSM 13020:
- a CDS encoding carbohydrate ABC transporter permease has translation MMNTKMRKRLVNLLIILVTFVVLVVELMPILVVITSGFKRDIDIWARGPFYFKGTLDSYKAVLSNRDILASLKNSLIVGISSTLISIVVGAMASYGLTRYFFKLKETIAYMFLTFRMLPQISLVIPLFVMFNQLQLRDTLTGIVLAHISFNIPYVIWLLLPFFAAVPTDYEEAARIDGASEFTVFWRVFFPLVSPGLVVASVFAFLMSWNEFLYALILSSVNAKTAPVAVNGLLGQYAPKWGQLTAAGTIMLLPVFVITLSLQKYIIKGLVAGGIKG, from the coding sequence ATGATGAACACGAAGATGAGAAAGAGACTTGTGAACTTATTAATAATTCTGGTGACCTTTGTTGTTCTTGTTGTAGAATTGATGCCGATATTAGTGGTCATTACAAGCGGGTTCAAGCGAGATATAGACATCTGGGCACGAGGTCCGTTTTATTTCAAAGGAACATTGGATAGTTATAAAGCTGTTTTGTCGAACAGAGATATATTGGCAAGTTTGAAAAACAGCTTGATAGTTGGTATTTCTTCTACACTCATTTCGATTGTAGTTGGTGCAATGGCTTCTTATGGCCTAACAAGATACTTTTTTAAGCTGAAAGAGACGATAGCTTACATGTTTCTTACTTTCAGGATGTTACCTCAAATATCGCTCGTTATACCGCTTTTTGTAATGTTTAACCAATTGCAGTTAAGGGACACACTTACGGGCATTGTTCTGGCACACATCAGCTTCAATATTCCGTACGTCATATGGTTGCTTTTGCCATTCTTTGCTGCTGTTCCAACCGATTATGAAGAGGCAGCTCGAATAGACGGTGCAAGTGAATTCACTGTATTCTGGAGAGTCTTCTTTCCTTTAGTCTCGCCCGGTTTGGTGGTTGCAAGCGTTTTTGCGTTTCTGATGTCTTGGAATGAATTCTTGTACGCTCTCATACTTTCTTCAGTCAATGCAAAGACCGCGCCCGTAGCAGTGAACGGTTTGCTCGGACAATATGCTCCAAAGTGGGGGCAGTTAACTGCTGCAGGTACGATCATGCTGCTACCGGTGTTTGTAATCACACTGTCACTTCAAAAATATATTATCAAAGGATTAGTAGCAGGGGGGATAAAGGGATGA
- a CDS encoding MFS transporter, translated as MSKSERGKQVSTVVGTEKVPFITKFFFGFGDVYGGGVFNIINFFYAIFLTDVVKIPPVFASVIFLVGKIWDAVTDPIMGYISDKTKSKWGRRRPYFLFGVPFIFLSFVMVWYPVSFESIFARFIYALFAYMFLNTVVTMVLIPYTAMSAEITLDYNERTAINSIRLTFSLLSSLLCAVLPMMIVKSAGDVKKGYLLMSIIFGAFFALPYLGVFAFTKEKNFKPATTKLNFKDLIVEPLKIKTFRLYLGMFLFAYLAIDTVSVIFPYYMKYYVGKPFFVSAVLGVLLITEIIFVPVYATIARKKSKNFAYMLGAFVWMLGSAATFFFKPEWSNAVLLGIAALIGSGVSAVAVMPHTILGDVTDVAELKSGERREGNISSMATFLRKVASALVQAVILLILGAVGYINPVGNEIPQQPANVILAIRMIILFGPILLLVIGVISAIKYPLKPEKHKLLVSILEKRRKGDKVEENILSELKRELI; from the coding sequence ATGAGCAAAAGTGAAAGAGGTAAACAAGTTAGCACTGTGGTTGGAACAGAAAAGGTGCCTTTCATAACGAAATTCTTCTTTGGCTTTGGTGATGTTTACGGTGGGGGAGTTTTCAACATAATAAATTTCTTCTACGCGATTTTTCTTACTGACGTTGTAAAGATTCCGCCGGTATTTGCTTCTGTAATATTCTTAGTCGGAAAGATATGGGATGCGGTAACAGATCCAATAATGGGTTACATCAGCGATAAGACCAAATCTAAGTGGGGACGCAGAAGACCGTATTTCTTGTTCGGTGTTCCTTTCATATTCCTATCGTTTGTTATGGTATGGTATCCTGTTAGTTTTGAAAGTATCTTTGCAAGATTTATCTATGCATTGTTTGCATATATGTTCTTGAACACTGTCGTTACGATGGTACTTATACCCTATACAGCGATGAGTGCAGAAATCACGCTTGATTACAACGAAAGGACAGCGATTAATTCAATAAGACTCACGTTTTCGCTCCTTTCTTCTTTACTCTGTGCAGTCTTGCCTATGATGATTGTAAAAAGTGCGGGCGATGTGAAGAAAGGTTATTTATTGATGTCCATAATTTTTGGTGCTTTCTTTGCTTTACCGTACCTTGGCGTTTTTGCGTTTACGAAAGAGAAGAACTTCAAACCTGCAACGACGAAACTGAATTTTAAAGATCTTATTGTTGAGCCTTTGAAAATCAAAACATTCAGACTATACCTTGGCATGTTCCTTTTTGCTTATCTTGCCATCGATACTGTCTCTGTAATATTCCCATATTACATGAAATACTACGTTGGAAAGCCGTTCTTCGTTTCTGCAGTGCTTGGTGTGTTGTTGATAACAGAGATAATTTTCGTTCCAGTTTACGCAACTATCGCAAGAAAGAAGAGCAAGAATTTTGCCTATATGCTTGGAGCTTTCGTGTGGATGTTAGGTTCTGCTGCAACGTTCTTCTTCAAACCAGAATGGTCTAATGCTGTGCTTCTTGGTATTGCTGCACTCATCGGTTCTGGGGTGTCTGCCGTTGCGGTGATGCCACACACTATCCTTGGCGATGTTACAGACGTTGCGGAACTCAAGAGCGGTGAGCGAAGAGAAGGAAATATATCTTCAATGGCAACGTTTTTGAGAAAAGTTGCGTCTGCTTTAGTCCAGGCAGTGATTTTACTGATACTCGGTGCTGTCGGATACATAAACCCGGTTGGGAACGAGATACCCCAACAGCCTGCGAATGTTATATTAGCAATACGTATGATTATCTTGTTTGGTCCTATTCTACTACTTGTAATAGGCGTGATTTCCGCCATAAAGTATCCACTGAAACCAGAAAAGCACAAGCTACTTGTCTCAATACTCGAAAAAAGGCGAAAAGGGGACAAGGTTGAGGAAAATATACTGAGTGAGTTGAAAAGGGAACTTATTTAA
- a CDS encoding TSUP family transporter — MNINYVNLLILYPLVFLAGFVDSIAGGGGLISLPAYLFIGLPSHNALATNKLSSTIGTIFSTLRYAKGRAIVYSVGVPSVVGSLIGSHLGARLALVLSDNILKVVLAILIPVAAIIVLITNPRKSKENSVEDTGSSYGITKTILVATAIGFTIGMYDGFFGPGTGTFLIILYVSLLNMDHVSASGTAKVVNLASNIGALVTFIFGNKVLYSIGLPAAAFGIVGNWLGSGLALKKGAKVIKPVMLGVLVLLFIKILSDMV, encoded by the coding sequence ATGAATATAAACTACGTAAATTTGCTGATCTTGTATCCATTAGTATTCTTGGCAGGTTTTGTAGACTCAATCGCAGGTGGTGGAGGGTTGATATCACTGCCAGCATATCTGTTTATTGGGTTACCAAGTCACAACGCACTTGCCACAAATAAGCTTTCCTCGACTATTGGAACGATTTTCAGCACTTTAAGATATGCAAAGGGACGAGCGATTGTGTATTCGGTTGGTGTTCCGTCTGTTGTTGGTTCACTCATTGGCTCACACCTTGGAGCAAGATTAGCTTTGGTGCTGAGTGACAATATCTTGAAAGTTGTTCTTGCAATCCTTATTCCAGTTGCTGCGATTATTGTACTGATAACAAATCCAAGAAAGAGTAAAGAAAATAGTGTTGAGGACACTGGTTCAAGTTATGGAATTACCAAAACTATATTGGTAGCTACAGCCATAGGATTTACCATAGGTATGTACGATGGATTTTTTGGACCTGGCACCGGGACGTTCTTGATTATACTCTACGTAAGTTTATTGAATATGGACCATGTCAGTGCTTCTGGCACAGCAAAAGTCGTTAACCTTGCTTCAAACATTGGCGCACTCGTCACATTCATATTCGGAAACAAGGTTTTGTACTCTATAGGTTTGCCAGCAGCGGCGTTTGGAATTGTTGGAAATTGGCTTGGATCAGGACTGGCGTTGAAGAAAGGAGCAAAAGTTATAAAACCAGTCATGCTTGGAGTATTGGTATTGTTGTTTATCAAAATACTTTCAGACATGGTTTAG
- a CDS encoding GNAT family N-acetyltransferase, whose protein sequence is MGDMLVKLYELPRLEPVIEEVRKHGIEIKRPIGPEKYFVVEWVRQKFGNHWASETDMTFSNKPISSFIAIDTNTGKIVGFACYDATVRGFFGPTGVDEAYRGKNIGTALLLSCLHDMYNVGYAYAVIGDPGPIEYYRKTVSAIEIENSYPGIYRNMVREV, encoded by the coding sequence ATGGGCGATATGCTTGTGAAGCTTTACGAACTTCCAAGACTCGAACCGGTAATTGAGGAAGTCAGGAAACATGGTATTGAAATTAAAAGACCCATAGGTCCGGAAAAGTACTTCGTAGTCGAGTGGGTAAGGCAAAAGTTCGGAAATCATTGGGCAAGTGAAACGGATATGACTTTTTCAAACAAGCCAATATCTTCATTTATCGCAATCGATACCAACACCGGAAAAATCGTCGGATTTGCTTGTTATGATGCGACGGTACGCGGATTCTTCGGACCGACCGGAGTAGATGAAGCTTACAGAGGTAAGAACATAGGAACTGCTCTTCTGCTTTCTTGTTTGCACGACATGTACAACGTTGGATATGCATATGCAGTTATAGGTGACCCCGGACCAATAGAATATTATCGAAAGACCGTAAGTGCTATTGAAATAGAAAACTCGTATCCTGGAATTTATAGGAATATGGTTAGGGAAGTGTAG
- a CDS encoding carbohydrate ABC transporter permease, whose translation MSSTTYSRNNARKGKIGGFRPHWFFVLPALIIVFTILVYPVFYSLYMSLHEWHLFHSTEKKFVFLKNYIELFKDSEFIHSLFLQLGFVVIAIPIETVIGFFVALLLNREGRFYSLVRSLLLLPVFILPVISGLTWRLLLQPEYGMVSYFLERLGFGVKAWLAEPSFAYGMVIVQDVWRMWPFMFMFIYAGLSGIPKEVLEAADIDGANFWKKVNRIIIPYLRPTIATALLLRLIDALRIFSEVYVMTGGGPGNATMLLSLYINKQAFEFFNIGYAASMGILLLIIALAIAFVIVRGNIKFEGERG comes from the coding sequence ATGAGCTCAACGACTTACTCAAGAAATAATGCAAGAAAAGGGAAAATCGGGGGCTTTCGCCCCCATTGGTTTTTTGTCCTTCCAGCTTTAATAATAGTTTTTACTATATTGGTTTATCCAGTCTTCTATTCTTTATACATGTCACTGCACGAGTGGCATCTTTTCCATTCCACTGAGAAGAAATTTGTTTTTCTCAAGAATTACATCGAGCTTTTCAAAGACAGCGAGTTTATACATTCTCTTTTCTTGCAGCTCGGTTTTGTTGTAATAGCAATTCCTATTGAAACGGTAATAGGTTTTTTTGTCGCACTATTATTAAATCGGGAAGGACGTTTTTATTCACTTGTTAGATCTCTGCTATTACTCCCTGTCTTTATACTACCCGTGATATCAGGTTTAACTTGGAGGTTGCTCTTGCAACCAGAATACGGGATGGTCAGCTATTTTCTTGAAAGACTTGGATTTGGTGTTAAGGCGTGGCTTGCCGAGCCTTCTTTTGCATATGGTATGGTGATAGTTCAAGATGTATGGCGTATGTGGCCCTTCATGTTTATGTTCATTTACGCCGGATTGTCAGGTATACCAAAAGAAGTTCTCGAAGCAGCTGATATCGACGGGGCGAATTTCTGGAAGAAAGTTAACCGAATAATCATTCCTTATTTGAGACCTACAATCGCAACTGCATTACTGCTTAGGTTAATTGATGCGCTGAGGATATTTTCAGAAGTTTACGTAATGACGGGCGGTGGCCCTGGAAATGCAACGATGCTCTTATCTTTGTACATAAATAAGCAGGCTTTTGAATTCTTTAACATAGGTTATGCTGCATCCATGGGTATTCTGTTGCTCATTATAGCCTTAGCGATAGCTTTTGTAATTGTCAGAGGAAATATAAAATTTGAGGGTGAACGCGGATGA
- a CDS encoding extracellular solute-binding protein, whose protein sequence is MKRVFVTMVSLMFLAAMLFAAPYNTTIKVLAWDDALTQALKDGIPEFEKQTGIKVVLELVPSGNLLQKIGVSVGPDKTDYDLVTVDEPFVPSLAHLMLPFNSWFGGKVYKKPNLNIFAPNAFEAAQWAGVFVGMPINANVYIWITRKDLVNDPKYKNEFKSKYGYDLGVPKTFKELRDMAEFFHSKGIYGFAPFTKQTEGSTAEAIFMFEAFGTSPLTVQGGKVVVSLDEKKAVEAINFYKELLRFSPPGALDMGHAERIAAFNQGKVFTMFQWPALVPQHEDPNNSLVAGKIIYSAPPVGPAKGSAIRGCWVLAMPNASKNKEAAAEFAYWWSSLETGQKLIPKGFTPARADLLLNPNYNKDRPWFKAIFDSMKNAVARPRFTRYPEASQIIRDNWLAAISGKVKPEEAVRKMIDELNDLLKK, encoded by the coding sequence ATGAAAAGGGTATTTGTCACTATGGTAAGCTTGATGTTTCTTGCGGCTATGCTTTTTGCTGCACCGTACAACACAACTATCAAAGTATTGGCTTGGGATGATGCTCTCACTCAAGCGCTTAAGGATGGTATACCGGAATTTGAGAAACAAACAGGTATTAAGGTTGTTCTTGAGCTTGTACCATCAGGCAATTTGTTGCAGAAGATCGGTGTTAGTGTTGGTCCCGATAAGACAGATTATGACCTCGTCACGGTTGATGAACCATTTGTACCATCTCTTGCACATTTGATGTTACCATTTAACTCGTGGTTTGGCGGAAAAGTCTACAAGAAACCAAATCTGAATATCTTCGCACCAAACGCGTTTGAGGCAGCGCAATGGGCTGGGGTTTTCGTCGGAATGCCCATTAACGCTAATGTTTATATCTGGATAACAAGAAAAGACCTGGTAAATGACCCAAAATACAAGAACGAGTTCAAGTCAAAGTACGGTTACGACCTTGGTGTACCAAAGACGTTTAAAGAACTAAGAGACATGGCGGAGTTTTTCCACTCTAAAGGTATATATGGTTTCGCTCCATTTACAAAGCAAACAGAAGGCTCAACCGCTGAAGCAATTTTCATGTTTGAAGCATTTGGAACAAGTCCTTTGACAGTGCAGGGTGGAAAGGTTGTTGTGAGCTTGGATGAAAAGAAAGCTGTGGAAGCCATCAATTTCTACAAGGAACTCTTAAGATTTTCACCTCCGGGCGCTCTCGACATGGGACATGCGGAACGTATAGCTGCATTTAACCAAGGAAAAGTATTTACGATGTTCCAGTGGCCAGCATTAGTCCCACAACATGAGGATCCAAACAACTCACTTGTTGCAGGTAAGATAATCTACTCAGCTCCTCCAGTTGGACCAGCGAAAGGTTCGGCTATCAGAGGCTGTTGGGTGTTGGCGATGCCAAACGCGTCCAAGAACAAAGAAGCTGCAGCCGAGTTTGCTTACTGGTGGTCATCACTTGAAACTGGTCAGAAATTAATACCAAAAGGTTTTACGCCTGCGAGAGCTGATCTATTACTCAATCCAAACTACAACAAAGACAGGCCGTGGTTCAAAGCGATATTCGACTCAATGAAAAACGCAGTTGCAAGACCGAGGTTCACAAGGTATCCGGAAGCCTCACAAATTATCCGCGACAACTGGCTGGCAGCGATTTCCGGAAAGGTAAAGCCAGAAGAAGCAGTAAGGAAGATGATAGATGAGCTCAACGACTTACTCAAGAAATAA
- a CDS encoding DMT family transporter, with translation MKLINLLALVIVWGSYYITNKFALTTYSVVFTGIFIRTFVLFLMLFVGFLSKKSYELLRLKNIFPRLVLIGLLGFALDITAFLGFKYSSASKGAVLLRTDVLFSTVISAFLGQMPGVMDILSMVLMLFGVALVSGSGSIFKLAYGDVFFLLSAFFISLNAFVIRSVQEDKKNPASDFVIAFYNNFFTLVFFSIFSLNNLVNEVALGLSNFGLKASTTGLVMASILQYLIYVVYYRNLRIFPVWLVRTSLLFMPVYVLIVMSLFGEAVNTKQIIGVVIVLFGAFILTMSNYFRKSKRG, from the coding sequence ATCAAGTTAATAAATCTCTTAGCCTTGGTAATCGTATGGGGTAGTTATTATATAACCAACAAGTTTGCATTAACAACGTATAGTGTTGTTTTTACAGGGATTTTTATAAGAACTTTTGTGCTTTTTTTAATGCTTTTTGTGGGTTTCTTATCAAAGAAGAGCTATGAATTATTAAGACTTAAAAATATATTTCCCAGGTTAGTTTTGATAGGATTACTTGGATTTGCGCTCGACATAACAGCTTTTCTTGGTTTCAAATACTCATCGGCTTCGAAAGGTGCAGTGTTATTGCGAACAGACGTTCTTTTCTCGACGGTCATATCAGCATTTCTTGGACAGATGCCAGGGGTTATGGATATCTTGTCGATGGTTCTCATGCTCTTTGGCGTTGCCCTCGTTTCAGGCAGTGGTAGTATATTTAAGCTTGCTTACGGGGATGTCTTTTTCCTTCTCAGCGCGTTTTTTATAAGTCTCAATGCGTTTGTTATTAGAAGTGTCCAAGAAGATAAGAAAAACCCCGCATCAGATTTTGTGATAGCTTTTTATAATAACTTTTTCACGTTGGTTTTCTTCTCTATCTTCTCACTTAATAATCTGGTTAATGAGGTCGCACTGGGATTAAGTAATTTTGGATTGAAGGCATCTACAACAGGGTTGGTCATGGCAAGTATTCTTCAGTATCTGATTTATGTAGTTTATTACCGGAACTTGCGAATTTTTCCTGTTTGGCTTGTGAGAACTTCACTTTTATTTATGCCAGTTTATGTCTTAATTGTGATGTCACTCTTCGGTGAGGCAGTCAACACAAAGCAGATAATAGGTGTGGTTATTGTGCTCTTTGGTGCTTTTATACTCACCATGAGCAATTATTTTAGAAAATCAAAACGTGGTTAG